The Sparus aurata chromosome 14, fSpaAur1.1, whole genome shotgun sequence region GGAAGCTCGAAGCCCAGACCGGCCTCTTCAAAGTTTAACCCTTTAAACCTGAATGGGCCAGAGACAAAATGTTCCAGTGAGAGGTGCTGTTACCTTTAAAAGTTTAACATCTGAGGCCACAGAAATTACAGATGCCCTCAGCGGAACATATCATCAAGTTTTCATACTCTGTTATTGCTTTTCAAAAGTAAGGAATAAATGTCGGATACCTGTCAGATAAATGTCAGAAATCACAGCTGCTAacctttctctgtcattttaaaCCCGTATAACGTATTTGTAGCCCTTTCTTCCACAGACCTTGGGTTCTTCTTGAGGTTGGCCCAGAGACACAGAGTGAGGTTATCGTCTTTGACCACGGTCTGCATGTTGCCCGTCTCTGTGTCGATGTCGGCACTGGCCCTCTATGACCAGGGAGACAcaccacacaaaaaaacaaaacagggatggttaaaaaaaaagaaggcttGTGACATTGGCTTGTTCATTCATATGGTTACAAAGTGCTTCGCTGCGTGTAAAAACGAGTAGAACCATGGTTCTTGTACCTTGAGGAGCTCCTCAGTGGCGAGGAGATGTTTCCAGTGGATTAGCTCCTGCAAATTTATAAGAGCCTCCTGGTGCTTGTGGCTCTCTTGCGGATGTGTGGCGTCTCGTAGCAGAACCTCCAGCTCCTCGATCAGCTGCAAAGGACGACATTTACTATCAGAAAGACTTACTTAATTACTTTTATAGGCTTTCTATCTGAAAAGAAATGCGTATTGTCAGAGCAGTACAGCAGTGTGCTAATGACTGAATtcttatttttgggtgaacttaccctttaagttACTTCATTGATTACAATAAATTTTTTTACAATATGAAATGAATTAAGGCAATTTTTCCCTCCGGAGGAATATTTGGTCTCTATATCCGATATATTTGCTAACTTATCATTAAAACTTTACTTTTGACCCTTCACTGACTGAACTGTGCGGCACGTCCACTTCTCCACATGAGATACTCACCTGTAGAGCGAGGTTACATTGCTTGAGCACGACCGTGATGTCGACCTCTGGGTCATCTCGCCATAAGCTCATATACGTGTTAATATCCTGCTGTACCGCTGGGTCTGGAGTACCATCACAACGCATGTATTTCTCCCACTGGACACAAACAACATGCTGTGTATTAATATTAGCCAGGGAACATCTGCCAGGGGTGCTGAGCGTGACTTTTTCTGTGTTGAGTGTATCATTTGTAGCCATTGAGTCTGGAGAGGGACAGACGGAtaacattttgttctttttgtatcCGATTCATAGTCTTGTTTTTCATGCGCGAGTCCGTTTTCGCACTATATTGCCTTGTTTGCTTGTGGAAAACTGATGATTGGCAACAGTACATGTTTCAGACATCCTGCAGCTTCTCCCTCTCACTAAATAtctcacacagacaaaaagcaAGACGCagaccttctctctctcctcagcatCAGTCTTCCATTTGATTACTGCAGTATGGTTCTTCTCCAGCAGGTGGCGGAGTTCATTCAGCTCACCTTCTCTGCGGCCTTGGTCCTGCCAGCAGAAGATAAGCATAAAAACCTGCAGAGCAGTATGTCCGTACTAAAGACACCaaaaaaatgtctattttaGTATTTGCTGCTCTGGTCTTCGGTCTGTACATGGTATTATATTCAGTGaaggaatgtaactaagtacatttactctggTACTGCACTCAAGTAGAATTTTGGGGCACTTGTACTAACTTTCCTtgagtatttttcattttctgttacttTGCACTTCCACACcactacattttaaaagtagGTTAAGGTTAAGCATCATTCTTTTTACCCTACTACACTTATCTAagaactttagttactagttactttgcatagaacatgctgcatcagagccaaagtaggacatgtgaataaatgttttgcCTGTTATTGGCTCAAAAATTATTCTAATAATGAGAAAGATGCTGAATATCTAATCCGATGACTGAATAAGCAGGTAATTGCTGCACCCATAGTATACAGTTTATAAATcgtactttacttttacttgtcattttcttttataCTTCACTATATTTACTGCCAGAAAATAACTTATATCAGATGTGATCATGTGTAATGTCAGAATCTCTTTCTCAagccctgttttttttatgggtaacacttttaccaaagtaatactTTAAAAAGATAtcttttctttcactctttTAGTATGACTTTAACACTGATTATATTCCGTAGGGACACCTCACCTTTAACTCaagctcctccagctgctttTCCTTCGCCTCTCTCACCAATTTTTCCTGCTCTTCTTTTTCTGCTTGCAGTCGTGCTTCCTCTGTGAAACAAAAGCACACATACTGtttactagggctgggtatcaccaggtaccttgcgatacgatactatcacgatattttgcccacgataacgataatatcacgatacagcgattctgcgataatcgatatattgcaagaaatttcatccacgatacatcacgatatctgtgtcactgaagaaattcagaatttaatgactgcactgaatccatttctcaggaattacaaaacattgtcaatcaatttcacatgaatgaaagccaagtaaacaaagagtatattgcacagtctcttcttaacacacacaccgactacaactatcattaaatatctatatgtgtgggtttcagagcttcttaaaccattttttatattttatttggttgtatacctatgtttgaataaagataaagctgtcctctgaagaggggtggtggtggtgggccaaaaaaaaaaaatatatatttttttttttacacatttttaaatatcgatatttggcaccagtgtatcgataacgtacctcaagacgaaatatcgcgatatatcataatatcgatattttggcacacccctactgtTTATCCTGTAGTCGTCAGAAGCAAAAACAAGAAACCTCATGTCAAGTGCTTCCGGCATGCATCTCATTTTGCCCCAGTTGATATGAGCAGAGACAGATATACGGATTACCTTCCTCTCGCAGCCTCCTCTCCGCCTCCTCTTGCTGCAGCTTGGCCTTCTGGGCCTTGCTCAGCTTCGGTTGCTTTTTGGATGACTTGAAACCAGCAAAACATTATAAATCAACTCACTACTTCACTTATATTAGGGAGAAGTGTGGGTCCACACTGGGACCATACAAATGTGAATTATTGTTAGCCAACCATACAAGGGACAATGACTGTAGCAGTAGGATGGTGTACTCTATGCCTGTCTGCATACGTCTTCAACTACATAACTATGATCACAGATAAACTCTATAAATGTGCTGACTGACTTTGGCTCATACCTTTCCTTTCTTGGGAGACTATCACTCGCAGGagaaagcagagatgagataaGGTTAAATAAGGGTTTGAAGCATTCATTTGAGTCACAAGCTTAGAAATAAGTgagaaaattaagaaaagaaagagcatCAAGGACTTTTCTTGCTAACGTGAAAGCTACGCAGTCCAGTTGACTGCTGCATTTACTGTCCTGGAAGTTCGTATAAACAGGTCGTCATTCACTATACTTTCGATGTTTCGTAACAACTGACTTTATTTGAGTATAGCATACTTCATATTATTTCAATATGACATCAATTCACgctaaaaaaaaaggggcaatTTGTTCAAAGAGGTAGTAAAAACTCACCAtgataaaacagaaaagctCTACAGCGTCAGGTTGCCATGGAAACTTTCACGCATGCGCGGTTATCTGTTTTCATTTACGACACAACGGAAGGACGTACGGCTGTGTGTACAGCTGAGCTGTCCACTGTTAGGCAGAGGaaggacaaagaaaaggagACATTTCTTCTTTACCGCAGCGCTTCGATAAATCCACTCAACAATACGCCGCATGTAAATATGAATCTATCGCTTAACATGGTTTTAAATACAGTCTGTAAATGATGAATGCTAACAAAGATGCTAGCCGTTCAGTTGTAGCTTGCTAATGTCAGTGGGATTGATTACATGTGGCTAACAACTCTTCtatctcttctcttttcttccctCACACACGCCTTATGGTGTTTCTGTTGTCATCGTAATCCCTGTTGACGAACGATTTCGTGTATCTTCTCGTTTCAGAAGTGGTCAAAGGCCACCTCGTTTCTGACATGGCCAACAATTTAAGGGGGGAGGTCATCAGGCTTTACAAAACTGTAAGTGAACTGGTCAAcaacacacacggacacactaGTGTAAAACAAATGGCTTTAATGTGTGTCTCGTCCTCCACAAGATGCTGTATCTCGGCCGTGAGTACCCGAAGGGGGCAGCCTATTTCAGAGGACGTCTCAAGGCAGCGTTCCTGAAGAATAAAGACCTGACAGACCCAGAACAAATCAAGAAGCTGGTGGCCCGCGGAGACTTTgtcatcaaagagctggaggCTCTCTATTTCCTCAGGAAATATCGAGCTATGAAGAAGAGGTATTATGATCCAGAGAAATGACTCAGTATACAGCATCAGAATACACTTCTGAAAGGAAATACAGGGAGTGAATGCAACAGCTTTACAGTTGAGATGCAGTCTCAGCACATAATTctgaaggaaaacacaacagttgCCCTTATGACattcatacataaataaattaaaaaacttGCCACACAATGGAAAGGGAAAATCAGTCTGATAGAAGTGCCAGaatgtggtgatgatgatgaagctgTTACAGAATTAACTTTTTTATACACAAGTTGTACCTTTAAAGCCACCGTTTTAAATCCTAACTACTGTATCTGCGATACTATCTGGGTTTGTCCTGATATCATGATGGAGAAGGGCTCCTATACTGCCTAAACACAGACTGGACATACTACCTGCCAGCAGCATCCTGCACACCTGTATGCAGTCAACAGATTTCTATACATCCATACAGGTTTAGTAGTGTACAggtgtttaaaaaaatctggCAATACTCGTTCAGAAACATCAGAACATCTCTGTTAATATCATAGGTTGTTCTCCAGGAGTAGAAATCAGCCAGTTCTTGATCAAGatgaattaatttaatgtctgttttgaaAGGAGTGTTCTGATTATAGTGTCAGGGTTCACAGCTAACACACATGCAGGCCTGCGCCTGGTCTGTAATAACGTGGAGGAGCCTTAGGTGTCAGATTGACTGAATCGTGTTGTACAATGTATTtcagtgtatatatttgtaaatACATGGTCACGTGTCTTGATGAGTGAATGTACGGGACTATGTATCATTGCACTATTCGATAAAAAGCAGTGTtttaaaactgatgttttgtgtCATAAACTAAATTATAAAATCACAGCAGTGTTGCTCAACATTTGGACTCTTTTACTGCCATTGCATGCATGAGGTTATACTATTAAAATCTGGAaatatatgtgtttgtttgtgtcaaaaactgacacacgaaattaaaagtaaaaaatgaccACATCGCGGATAAATGCCTCTGCAGCAGCCAACTTGTGGTTTAAACCCACATCTGTCCAGACTCCTGTAATAagctgtaaataaaatgtaatacgTGTCGTTTTCAGCAAAATGGAAGTTGTCACAATATTGACATATGTGATTCAAGTGAATAATTTCCACTGAATTTCACTCAGAGGAGGAGTACAGAAGCATATAGAGAGCTTCATCACATGATGAAACAACAATCACCTGAAGCTCAATATCAGCAAAAACCAATGAGCTTGTGGTGGACCACTGCTGTATGTCTACTAGTGCTGCTGCAATGAAgccacacattttaaaacacggATGTCTTACACATGCGACACACGTGAATATCTGTGCAATCAGCACAGTTTTCAGGTGGCCTTCATTTCTGAGTTATGGTGCTGAATAATGGCCAGAAGTTAGACACTAGCAAACGTTATGACATCGCAGTGAAattgacctttaaccttttgGATATAAAGTCCTCAATTTTCATTTTATCGTATTCAACATACGCGAGCCATTCCTTCATAGTTTGCAAATGAAATCTTGAGTTATGCACAAAAGACCGTTTTgcgaggtcacagtgacctgaGCTTTGGAACCGTACAACCTCAGCTTCTTGGTGGTCTGCATCTGAGCTGCTGCCATCCGTAGTGACAGCAACAGTCAGAAAAAGTCAGCATAGGAAAAcgccacaataaaacaaaacgaCCTTAACAAGAACGGCAACTGTCCTGCTAAATCAAAAACCaaggaataaaaatgtgtgttgagAAGTGATTTAAATGAGAGCGGAGGCCAGCCTCATGTAGAGGCAACTCATTCCAGAGTTGGGGGGCTGCAACTGCAAAAGCGCAATCTCCCCTGAAAATGCTGACTAATAATTCCACAGTGATAGTTATCATGGTTTCAATGGGACTGAAGTAACGGTAGAACAGAGAGTACCAGTTATCTGCCAGCAGAAAATAGTGCACATAGAGTGAAATTTTTGAATTGCGGACATGACGGTGACAAGAACGGATGTAAAGAACTATGTAGATGTACATATGAAGAACTTATCAGTCTAATACTGAGTAGAGTATTAGGTTGATGAAACTTCAGTGAATTAATAATATATCAAATGTCGGAGTGAAACGTCAGCACTGTATTCCCTAATTGATATTTTAGTTTCTATTTGAAATTACATGTTCAAATGTATTAATGATCACAATATGATAGAGAACTAAAAGTACAGATAAACATTTAAAGGAGTGATATCCTGGCTTGTAATTAATTACAGAaaactgttttctttgatttaaaTCTTTGACGACTTTTCTTGTAGAAGACTAAAGGATGAACCTTTGTCctactttatatttatttatatttgatattattGAATCCAGACATTTTCTGACAAACATCTATAAAACATTCATAAGTCTGTATCCGTGTCACAGAAAGCAGGATTTGTGTTGCCAGCTTTCTCCTCGCCATATTCCGTCAGGTCAGGCTTTCCTGCTCTTCTCATGACCTGAAGAGGGAAAAGCAGAAAGACAAAGTCAGCAGCTGATATCAGTCTATAGTAAGCGGcattgttttcctcctgtcatatgctgaaaaataaaaccctCTGAGCTGGGAAAATCTGCATGCAAACATGTGTCTCTTCCTATAAAAAGTATTCAAGGAGTGGCTCCTCCCCCTCTGAGTAGCTTTTCTAAGTCTCAACTAAATATCAGATTAAAGAGAAGTCACaagagaaaactgaattatCCCACTAAGAGAGTCAGCTATGAGCCAATCTGCTTTATCAATTTAAACATATGAAAACGTGTTGTTTAAGGCTGACTTTAGTTTGTGTACTTCACACAGGGCTGAGACAACAGATAAAAAAACTTCTTTACTAGTATATTTGCAGGGATGTTCACTGATTTGCACTGACCCTGAGAAATAAGTTGATTGAACTGAACTAAACTGCAGCACTTACTCTGTCTTTGATAAAAGTGAATACGTGATACAAAGTTGTGTCTTCTTTCAGTAATGTAAGCCTTGATTCCACCCTGGTCCTCAAGCCTCCTGAAATGTACAGAACAGTAGGACAATGAGATCTGATGTATTTCTAACCAGTGCCAACAGAAGATATTTCTGTACCTGTTAACAGGCTGACTAGCAGTCCCACACTGACAGATGTTACAGCTCCAATGATACCGATGTAAAGGTAAGAAGGAGAGTGCCAGTAATCTCCCTGCAGAGGTCTGGTGGTGACAGAAAACAGTACATGTTCAGTCATTGTAGTGTATCAACAGGAGT contains the following coding sequences:
- the lyrm5a gene encoding LYR motif-containing protein 5A, which gives rise to MANNLRGEVIRLYKTMLYLGREYPKGAAYFRGRLKAAFLKNKDLTDPEQIKKLVARGDFVIKELEALYFLRKYRAMKKRYYDPEK